ATCGTTTTCAGAATCAGGgccatttttcaatggtgAAAATTCTTTGCATCTGTCCACTTCTAAGCACCCAAACTTGTTCAATGGTACTGTGTCAAAAACATCAAATATAAATTGTTCTAACTTTATACCATTTGGTGTCTTTGGCTTAGTGTACTTACCGGTAACAGTATCATAAGCTGggatctttttctttgcaatATGGTATGGCATGTTCTCACACCACTGATCCAAGTCACGTTTCAGTAAATCCACCCGATAATAATGATTGACGATGTTACCTGCACGTAGCTTTAATAGGCCTTCTTCGTCCTTTGCTTCGGCTAACTCATTGGAAATCTCAGAATATTCTATGACACACGGCTTATTGTTTTTAGTGGCAATTAAACCCACTGATTCGTGCGCATCTCTCTTTCTAACGGCCTTAGTGGCCAGTTCGAAATCATGCCTGATGGCAAAACCAATAAATACGGGGTCTGCAATCTTCGATAAAACATTATCAACACAGTACATGTAAACATGCTTGATCCCtcttttatcaaaatcttcattcaatctattttctttgatggCACGGTATAACCCACCATTCCCATCTGGTGATTGAGATAGACTCACTGGATCTTTCATCAGAAAGTGCTTACCGTTCAAGTCAAAGGCTGGCAGAGTTCCCTGATTGAAGAACGtaatttgttctttattCAAACCAAAATAATTATGTTCCTGAAAATAAGCTTCAGTAGCTGCTCTGGTGGGGCCTGATGTCATAATATACCATGGAATTTCCACCTTGTTGTTCTTGATCATAGCTTGTAACCTAATCAACTTTTCAGCTTGTATTTGGAaaagagatttttttgaaggcAATCCAATATCATAACATCCCTTTGGCTGAGAAGACCCCAGGCGCGTACCTTGGCCACCAGCCATTAAAATTACGGCAACTTCCCCTTTACCAATGGCTTCAAGGCCCAATTGCcaatattcattttctttgttcctATTGCCAATAAGCGTCTCGTAGGAAGTAGAAGGCAACGGTAAAATGTCGGCAACAATGTCTTTAGAGGAGTTGATTTGAGAGAATTTAATAGCATTCTGACAGTCCTCGAGAAGTCTTGTAGGAGACCTCTTGGAAGAAATTTGCTCTAGGTTTGATAGCAATTCTTCTCGATCTTTGTGAGACAAGCTTTCCCAGTTCTGGAAAAGTTGACTTTGTCCAGCCTCGATAAATAATTGCTTTATATCAGTCATAGTTCTGCGTTATATATAGTGTCTTATTAGATGTATGTGTTTCGTTTCAAAGCTTTTGACTAAAggtcttttgattttgtgtGGTGAGAATGGACCTTAGTGCAAGCGAGCGATGTTTCGTGTTACGCGTAATATTTTACTTAATGAAAGTTACATCTGATGTTCGCTATTAAGAAGTAAGTGTTGAATAATACTTATTCAAAACATTTTCAAGGGCATTgacagaagaaaataggTATCTGTTGTGAAGCATTAATATCTATACTTATACGCGCAACAATGAGTGAAAAAAGACCTCTTCCCGTGGTAGATGTGAAGATCGATGACGAGGATACTCCCCagttggaaaagaagattagGCGGCAATCAATAGATCATGGTGTTGGGAGTGAACCTGTTTCAACAATAGAGATTATTCCAAGCGATTCTTTTCGAAAATATAATAGTCAAGGCTTCAAAGCAAAGGATACAGATTTAATTGGTACGCAACTAGAGTCCACATTTGAACATGAACTGTCTCAAATGGAACATGATATGGCTGAACAAGAGGAGCATGATCTTTCATCGTTCGAACGTAAGAAGCTTCCGAGTGATTTCGATCCAAATATATACGACATTTCTTTCCAACAGATTGATGCTGAACAAAGCGTACTAAATAGCAtgaaagatgaaaatacaTCGACAGTGGTAAGGTTTTTTGGTGTTACTAGCGAAGGACATTCTGTGCTTTGTAATGTTACAGGTTTTAAGAACTACCTTTTTGTACCAGCGCCTAATTCATCCGATGCTAATGATCAGGAGCAGCTTAATAAGTTCATCCACTACCTAAACGAAACATTTGATCATGCCATTGATTCGATCGAAGTTGTATCCAAACAGTCTATCTGGGGTTATTCCGGTGATACCAAGTTAccattttggaaaatttacGTCACTTATCCGCATATGGTTAACAAACTGCGTACCGCATTTGAAAGAGGTCACCTTTCATTCAATTCGTGGTTTTCTAATGGTACGACTACCTATGATAATATCGCCTTTACATTAAGGTTGATGGTAGATTGTGGAATTGTCGGTATGTCCTGGATAACATTaccaaaaggaaaatattcCATGATCGAACCGAATAACAAAGTTTCCTCTTGTCAATTGGAAGTCTCGATTAATTATCGTAACCTGGTAGCGCACCCTGCTGAGGGTGATTGGTCTCATACAGCTCCTTTGCGTATCATGTCCTTTGATATTGAGTGTGCTGGAAGAATTGGTGTTTTTCCGGAACCTGAGTATGATCCCGTCATTCAAATTGCCAATGTTGTAAGTATTGCTGGCGCTAAGAAACCATTCATTCGTAATGTTTTTACTTTAAATACATGTTCACCCATAACAGGTTCGATGATTTTTTCCCATGCCACAGAAGAGGAGATGTTAAGCAATTGGCGTAATTTTATCATAAAGACAGATCCTGATGTTATTATCGGTTATAAtacttcaaattttgatatacCCTACCTTTTAAATCGTGCAAAGGCGCTGAAGGTGAATGATTTTCCATATTTTGGAAGATTGAAAAACgtgaaacaagaaatcaaagaatctGTTTTCTCTTCGAAAGCTTATGGTACTAGAGAAACCAAGAACGTCAATATCGATGGCCGTTTGCAGCTGGATCTTTTACAATTTATTCAACGTGAGTACAAATTAAGATCTTACACATTAAACGCAGTCTCTGCGCACTTTCTGGGTGAACAGAAGGAGGATGTTCACTACAGTATCATTTCTGACCTACAAAATGGTGATAgtgaaacaagaagaaggttGGCTGTTTACTGTCTGAAAGATGCCTATTTACCTTTAAGACTTATGGAAAAGTTAATGGCTTTGGTTAATTATACTGAAATGGCTCGTGTTACCGGTGTGCCCTTTTCGTACTTATTGGCTCGTGGTCAACAAATCAAAGTTGTTTCTCAATTATTTCGGAAATGCTTGGAAATTGATACAGTTATTCCAAATATGCAATCTCAGGCCTCTGATGATCAATACGAAGGTGCCACTGTCATTGAGCCTATTCGTGGGTATTATGATGTGCCGATTGCCACTTTagatttcaattctttatATCCAAGTATTATGATGGCGCACAACCTGTGTTATACCACTCTGTGCAATAAAGGAACCGTGGAAAGGTTaaacttcaaaattgaagaagattaCGTGATTACACCTAATGGCGATTATTTTGTTACTGCAAAAAGGAGGCGTGGTATCTTGCCAATCATCCTGGATGAACTGATCAGTGCCAGAAAACGTGCTAAAAAAGATTTGagagatgaaaaagatcCATTTAAAAGAGATGTTTTAAATGGTAGACAATTGGCTTTGAAGATTTCAGCTAACTCAGTCTACGGTTTTACTGGGGCGACGGTAGGAAAATTACCATGTTTAGccatttcttcatctgttACTGCATATGGTCGTACTATGATCTTGAAAACTAAAAATGCGGTTCAAGAAAAGTACTCCATCAAGAATGGTTATAAGCACGACGCTGTTGTGGTTTATGGTGATACTGATTCTGTTATGGTGAAATTTGGCACGACAGATCTAAAGGAAGCTATGGACCTTGGTACAGAGGCAGCTAAATATGTTTCAACTCTTTTTAAGCATCCAATTAACctagaatttgaaaaagcatACTTCCCGTACTTATtaatcaataaaaaacgTTACGCAGGTTTATTTTGGACTAAACCTGATAAGTTTGATAAGTTGGACCAAAAGGGTCTTGCTTCTGTTCGCCGTGATTCATGTTCTTTGGTCTCTATTGTTATGaataaagttttgaagaaaattctaattgaaagaaatgtaGATGGTGCTTTAGCATTTGTGAGAGAAACTATAAATGATATTCTGCACAATAAAGTGGATATTTCGAAATTAATCATATCAAAAACATTAGCACCAAATTACACCAATCCACAGCCACACGCTGTATTGGCCGAACGTATGAAGAGGAGAGAAGGTGTTGGTCCAAACGTTGGTGACCGTGTAGATTATGTCATTATCGGTGGTAATGATAAACTTTATAATAGAGCAGAAGATCCGTTGTTCGTActagaaaacaatattCAGGTGGACTCACGCTACTACCTAGCTAATCAATTACAAAATCCAATCATTAGTATTGTTGCGCCTATTATCGGTGACAAGCAAGCAAACGGTATGTTTGTCGTTAAGTCCATCAAAATTAACACTGGTTCGCAAAAGGGAGGCTTAATGagtttcatcaaaaagGTCGAAGCATGTAAAAGTTGCAAAGGcccattgaaaaaaggtGAGGGTCCTCTTTGTTCAAACTGTCTAGCAAGATCTGGAGAACTGTACATCAAGGCATTATACGATGTCAGAgacttggaagaaaaatactcaAGGTTATGGACACAATGTCAAAGATGCGCAGGCAACTTGCATAGCGAGGTCTTGTGTTCAAATAAAAACTGTGACATTTTTTACATGCGTGTTAAGGTTAAGAAGGAGctgcaagaaaaagttgaCCAACTAAGCAAATGGTAACCTATGTAAGAGAAGCATTGTATAGAGATCAAGGAAGTTAAATAAGCATTCGCGTTTTGGTTAATcttatatgtatatgtaaATAGatgttaaagaaaatcttgatCCAAACAACTTTTCGAATGAACGATTCTACATATTCAGAGGCAGGATAATTCAGAGTATGTTTTGGGTACTTTATTATCGGTAATTTGCAAACGCTGTAGTTCCAATGAGACTGAATTTTGTTGCTGTGTGTCTTTAAACCAAGGGTGGTTCATAGcatcatcaatattgtACCTCTCGTCGGGATTTAAGACCAAAAGATTAGATATTAAATGCAGAACAGAATCATCGATCTTATCCCAATACGGAGAGTAGAACGCATACTTAGCTTGTAAGATCTGCTCTTTTAATGAAGGTGGCCCCAATTGATCACTGAATGGAGGAAACCCGCATAAGCAGACATACAATATGACACCAGCACTCCAGAGATCCACTTTTGACGTATATCCTTTCTTTGTAAGGACCTCAGGAGCTACATAGGATGGTGTACCACAAAGAGTGTTTGTGAATTGCATTTCACCTGTAAATTTTGCTAAACCAAAGTCGGCTATTTTAACTTGAATATCAATTTCGTCTTCATCCCATGGGCCTAGTTGGACTTGACTCGAATTTTTGCGCCTTGTAATATTTAACAGTACATTCTCTGGTTTAATGTCTCTGTGAATGATGTTCTGCTCATGTAAATATTTCAACCCAGTTAACAGTTGTTTAAATAGAGCTTTTGATTCGTCTTGTCTTAAACATGTTTTCCTAACGATTCTTTCGAATAAttcaccatcatcaattttttccagtaccagatatttttgaatctgAGATTTGCTGATTGGTTCTACAAAACTATCTAATAAGTTAACAATATTTGGATGTTGTACCCTCATTAAAATGTTTGTCTCCTCTCTaaattgtttgtttttcttctgatCATCATTTTGCTGAGCGTGAAATATCTTCACTGCTACTTGTTGTCcagtttttttgtttttagcTTCTTTCACTAGAGCATAATGCCCTGAACCTAGTTCTTTACCTAACAAGTATTTATCAAAGAACGAAACAGGCTTTGTTTTGCTTGATTTTCTGGTAACAGACCCAGTGATAGCATTTTGACTACTTGTAATGCCTTTCTGTGGTTTTTTAAAAACGCCGTTGTCATCCTTATATGGACGTATTTCTGAATTTGCGTTtgcatcatcattttcaatatcagtagaagatgaagatgcgTACTTGAATAAAAAGGAGCAACTCTTACCAAAGACAATTCTGTCGCCATTCTTGAGTATATAATCTTTCTTTACCAAACGGTTTCCATTAATGAAAGTTCCATTTCTGCTCTTATCAATAACGTTGATCAAATTTCTCTGGAAGCTATCCACATCCATTTTCAGCAGGTGGAACTCAGCATGGAAAGTCGAGATATCAGGTTCATTCAGTATGACGTCGCATGATCTACTTCTACCAATAGTAGTAACATTCCGATTTGATATTTCAACTCTTTGCTCCTTACCAGGTATTAGGTTTAGCAGATGGCCCAGACAGGCATTTTCAGAGCTCGGCTTATTATTTCGCTGCTGTCTCTTGAATGAAGGATCGGTTATTTCACCAGAGTATTCCCTTTTGGTAGCCAAACACATCTTTGCCGTataattttccttcttcctGTGAGATAATCTCCTTTAACCACTTCTATTCTGATTGTTAGGGGTTTTTGTTACTATTTCCTCAACAATATCTAAtgatctttcaaatttattgaaaaaatgcaatgcaaataaaatggaaaaaagtaaacaaaCGCGTCGCGTAAggagatttttttccttatgTATACCATCTTTCTAGTAACTTTTCTATGGTTATATGTTGTACGTATTTATTTATGGTAATCAGGGGCATCTATTCTTTATCTTCTAACTCGTAAATGACCTTACCATCAGAGGCAGGGttatattctttgtttAGAAATTGTGAGAACTTAGTTAAGTTATTTAATCCTCTGATTTCGCCGGCACACAATGGCATTTTGATGACATGAAAATCCTCGTATAATTCGTCGATTTGGTCCAGGTATTTCTTTTGCATCTTCCATCTGGCTTGACACCTCTTACAGTTGTGTTCTTGGTCGTTTTCAGCAAATAGCAATTGGTTTACAATGATGGAATTGACGTCCATATCGTAGGATATCAATTCTTGAATCAATCTTTCAGTTTCGTataaagacaaaaattCACTGATACACACGCAAACAAAAGTGGTCAGATCAGGATCAGTGAACTGCTGCTTAATTGTTTCTACATTAGCTTTCAAATCGTTCAATTTGCCAGAGATATCGACATTACCCGCGCCCATAAAGGAGTTTAGCATTGGACCCAACTTGTTAGTAATTTCACCAAACTTCTCCAAAAGCTTGGAGAGAGTGTTTGGCAGTTGTAAAAATCTTAATGTATGCCCGGTTGGAGCAGTGTCAAAGATGACAGTATCGAAGGTTTCACCTTCGCCTTGTTCTTGTCTTTTGATGTGTTTCATGACTTCCATGAAGGATAAAGCTTCATCGATACCAGGAATGGAACCAGTCAAGTCTGCAAGAGCACCACCTTGTAGTAAGCTTCCAAGGTCATCACCTTGGCCATCATTTCCATTGGCGTTGGCCCGGGAAACTGCCATGTCGTTCATATCTTTCAAAGCAGCGGATGGATCAATTTCCATACATGACAAATTATTCATTCCAGATACCTTTCTGGCATCTTtgccaaatttttcaccaaATGCATCACTTAGGTTATGAGCAGGATCCGTAGAAATCAAAAGGAATTGCTTATTGGGTTGATTCAACGCCATTTGGATCGCAATGGAACATGATGATGTAGTCTTACCAACACCACCTTTACCACCAACGAAAATCCACTTGTGAGTGGTTGAATTAATCAAGGAGTGCAAATTAGGTTCTACGGTTAAATCCATGATTATTTGTGAcgttcttcttgttcttgtctCGTTGCTAAACGCTATGTTGCTCTCTCCTAAATTGTTTGGAAGTTGCCACCGTTTTATCCATCTTTcgcctttgaaaaaaaaatggttgAGAATTCCCCAGCATAATTTAGTGTCGCTGTTCTTACAGCTTGCGATAAGATGTAATTTGATTTGTATTGATAGTGAACTTACCAAGtcaaataaatatatagtTGCAATGTCTGAGCAGGAGTCTGATGAAGCCAAACGTGTGAAGCAATTGGAAGAAGCTAGGAAGAGAGTGGaggaattgaagaaaaagaaaattaagaaaagtaaaggtaagaagaacaaaaatagCAGCGTCACTAGCTCTGTAGAACCAGAGCTTCCAGGTTCGGATGATAAACCAGGAGAAGAGCATTCACAGGAACAAACCGAGGAAGTTGATTCTACCAAACATGAAAACAACATTGAggatttggaaaagaataagGATACCGAAGATACTGAGAACAAAGATATAGAACGAGTTGAGTCAGACAATTCTGGGGTTGAAGGggaagaaacaaaagaagacagTGTTATGGCAACACCTGTAGAACAGGATGGCGCTAGAGTTACTCAAAAAGTGGAAGTTCAAGAATCTACAGAAAACGACGACATCATTATAAAATCGGCAGATGTCGAAAAAACTATAGAACCacaagaagagaagaaggaaTCTTCATGTTCACCTGGAACAGCAGATGATCTATTTGCGAATGATAACGATGAAGAGTCCGACTTCTTGACCACGattgaaaagcaaaaagaagaggatgagTTGACTAAAGTAAGGGCGGAACTTGAGGAACTCGCACAAGAGAATAAACAATTAAAGTTCTTGAACATGGATAATGAAACTACTGTCGATGATTTACAAGATCAGTTGCAGGAGAAAGAAGACGTGATAAATAGTTTACAAAACGATTTACAATCTATGACGGATGAACTAATCGCAACGCAGCAAAGGCTAAAGGAAGCAGAGGCTAAATTAGCGAGAAATTCCACGCCAACACCTATTCAATTTGCAGATTTCAATGCTTCAAGTAACAATCTAACTCCCTCACAGTCTGCAAAAAATTGTACTACGCAGATGGCTCATGGCAACAATGCGGAAGTGGACCGTGTTATGCTGGATAAATGGCGCCATTGGAATGTGGACATGACCACTTGGAGAAGTATTGGTTCAGGCCCAATAATGGAgttttgaaagtgaaaatttctcatatatacgtatattTTTACTTAAGGTTTTACATACAACAAAGGATACGCCTAATGATGGAACGGAGTTATTCCTTCGTGATGGGCTTTATGCTTGTATTATGCTTATTTACTACTTGAATTCTCATTTTTTAGAAGTGGTAAAGTTGGCAAATCCCATCATTTGGCTAACTTTagattcattttcaataggGGGCCTACGAACAGCCTTCTTCGACTTGCCCACGTCTGCCCTCAAGAAgcttttcctttttgacCGAGTCTCTGTAGAACGCATGTCGGTGAATCTTTTCACCAAATCGTAGTAGCACTGTTCGAACTCCTCTTGCGGTACCTCATCATTATCCCTTGTATCTATTATTAGTGGCTCATCAAACAAGGTTTCAAATTTTATTGCATGCAATTTGTGATTTAAATGATCAATGTATTGTAGCGTGTCTTTAAAAGTCAAGTTACAAATATCACAGTAAAACCCGAActtctttcctttcttAGAGGATGATAAACTGTCCGTATTTGTTGTTAGCTTTCTTCTATTTAGATCTTTGAGTGAACCCTTGATTAAATGGTCGTAGTTTATGTATTTGGATTTTAAAGTTTGTAATTCACTCGGGGTTAGTGTAGACTTTAAGGATTGGCCGTCATAACCGCTTTTCGCCTTCTCAGCATATTCCTCTCTATCCCAGGTTCTTCTGCCAAAATTCGACATTAGCTTCCTTGTATGCGTGCTTGCTAAGGCTTGTGAAGCTTTTTGTTTCAACAAACCTAAATAGGTACTGTTTTCCATTAAGCGGCGCTTTTGTTTAAACTGCTCCATTAGGAGAAAAACGGAATATCATATTCTCTGCGTTTTATCAGTTTACTTATACTTACACTCGTACGTGTATACACATATAGATATAAACTTAATACAAGACACTTGCCTTCTCGAACAGTTGGTCGACAACTTTATTTAACTGTCCGACTAGTTCTAATGCGGAGTCGTACGTAGCATCTTGATTCGGCGTCTCATAGACATAAAGCCAGCCATTGCCTTGATCCAGAACACCGTAAAATATCTTGTCTAGTATCATCTGAGAGAGTTTTCCCTCCACTTGTTGGGTATCCAGACCGATCATCTTGGAAATGTGAGATATTTCCACACACTCGAACGGCTCAATAATCTTACACAAATTGGATTCTAATAGAGTATCGTACAATGCATTGAAATGGGACCTTGTTAACTCATCTCCCATCAGCTCTTTGTCATACTGTTTTAACGCCGTGTTAAAGTCTAAAAGTGATCTGTTGTTATAGGCCTCAGCAACCGCTTTCATCGCATCAATACCCCGGGACTGGTACGTTTCCTTTGTGTATTTGGCATtcagaatattttttacatCATCAATAAGGTTCAGCATGATCTTCGATAATAGCATGTATTTCAAGACCTGGCATGCCTTTTCATACGAATTATGGGTAGTCAAATTGTGGTAACTTTCAAAACTCTCGAAAAAGTACGAAAATGCAGTTTTGTAATCTTTGTCTTCACAGTGCAGGATACCGCTCATCAAATCTAATTCTGCAACAGTTTGCGTAGGACAGTATATGGAGTTGGCGGCTGTTCTTGCTGCAGTTAATGAAGCCTTGGACTTGGCTAAATTTCTCAGTTTATGGTAAACTTTACTTTCCAAAAGGTGCACATCCACCAAGGAGGGCTTATCGTCCAACTTTTTGAACTCCCTTAGCAGGTCATTGATCAATGCTAATGAATCCTTGTACTGTTTCTTCTGGTAATGTAATGTAGCCAATTTAATCGATAGAGAATGCTTCAAAAACACTCTCTTCTCCCTCTTCGCGAATTCGATGCTCTTCTTGCACACAAAGATTTGATCGTCCAGCGAGTCCGGCACCTGCTCGAATTTCTCAATCAACGTTTTCAATACCTTCACTGTTTTGGATTTGGCAAACTGCATCATATACTCCGTAGAATGAGGAATAAACTCACGCAACTTTTCCTTCGCACCCATAGTCACGTACAGTTGTCCCAATTCCAATATGCTTGTCTCCTGTTCATTTCTGCGCTTGTCATCCACACTAGCAGCGGATGTACTGCTCTGTGAGTGGTCTTTATCCAATAAGCTCAAATATATCTGCTCAGCCTCATCGTACTGTTTTTGGCTGACCAGATTTCTAGCGGCTTCTAATTTTGAACTGGACACAGACATGGCTTACCTCGTTATAAATTAATACTCGAATTGCTTCGTTTCAGGCCCTATAAACTGCCTTTCTTTAACCGATCTTTGCTTTAATTATGTATTAATCAACTTTTGCCACCCTTGgaaccaaagaaaatatacatCTTTTAAGGTTGCCCTACCTATTATCGTCGTGCAATATGATTATCGagtgttttttttttcgctgcgttttttttctcgacACGTGTCGAACAAGAGTTTGGCGTTTTAAGCAGATCCTGGGTTATTTTCGAGCATCAAAAGAGCATCAAAAGAGTATCAAAAGTGGATAAAGAGGTGCATTGTTAAGGCGAGGTAGTAtcgaaagaagaagaactacTAAGAAACAGCTAACAGCTATAAGCACGGTCATGTCGGAAGATAAAACGTACAAACGTGTGGAGCAGGATGATCCTGTGCCCGAACTGGATATCAAGCAGGGCCCCGTAAGACCCTACATTGTTACCGATCCGAGTGCCGAATTGGCATCGTTGCGGACCATGGTCACTCTAAAGGAAAAGTTGTTAGTGGCCTGTCTCGCTGTCTTTACAGCGGTGGTTAGGTTGCGTAGTCTGGCCTGGCCCGATAGTGTGGTATTTGATGAAGTACATTTTGGCGGGTTTGCCTCACAATACATTAGGGGCACTTACTTTATGGATGTGCATCCTCCTCTTGCTAAGATGTTATATGCTGGTGTGGCATCGCTTGGTGGGTTCCAGGgtgattttgattttgaaaacattgGTGACAGCTTTCCATCTACCACGCCATACGTCTTGATGAGATTTTTCTCAGCGTCTTTGGGGGCACTTACTGTGCTTTTGATGTACATGACATTACGTTATTCGGGTGTTCGTATGTGGGTTGCGTTAATCAGTGCTATTTGCTTTGCCATTGAGAACTCGTACGTGACCATATCTCGTTATATTCTACTAGACGCTCCATTGATGTTTTTCATTGCCGCTGCAGTATACTCTTTTAAGAAGTATGAAATGTACCCTGCCAACTCGCTGAATGCCTACAAGTCCTTACTGGCCACCGGTATCGCTCTTGGTATGGCTTCTTCGGCTAAATGGGTGGGTCTTTTTACAGTTACGTGGGTGGGCCTTCTGTGTATTTGGAGACTATGGTTCATGATTGGGGATTTGAGCAAATCTTCGAAGTCCATCGTCAAAGTGGCATTCGCCAAACTGGCCTTTTTATTGGGTGTGCCCTTTACTCTTTATCTGGCTTTCTTCTATATCCATTTTCAATCTTTATCGTTAGACGGTGATGGTGcaagtttcttttccccTGAATTTAGATCTACATTGAGAAATAACAAGATTCCACAAAATGTCATTGCTGATGTCGGCATTGGCTCCATCGTCAGTTTACGTCATGTATCTACCATGGGTGGTTATTTACATTCTCATTCTCACAATTATCCAGCTGGTTCagaacaacaacaaatcACTTTATATCCTCACATGGATGCCAATAATGATTGGTTGTTGGAACTTTACAATGTACCCGGAGAATCTTTAACAACCTTCCAGAACTTGACCGATGGTACAAAGGTCAGACTATTCCACACTATTACACATTGTAGATTACACTCTCATGACCATAAACCACCTGTTTCCGAGAGTAGCGACTGGCAGAAGGAGGTCTCTTGTTATGGTTACAGTGGCTTCGACGGTGATTCTAATGATGACTGGGTCGttgaaattgataaaaagaattcCGTTCCTGGCGTTGCCCAAGAACGTGTTATAGCTTTGGATACCAAATTCAGATTGAGACATGCCATGACTGGCTGTTATTTGTTTTCACATGAGGTAAAATTGCCAGCTTGGGGTTTTGAACAACAGGAAGTTACTTGTGCTTCTTCGGGTAGACATGATTTGACGTTGTGGTACGTCgaaaacaacagcaaccCGTTGCTGCCAGAAGATACGAAGCGTATCTCCTACAAACCAGCAAGCTTCATCTCTAAATTTATTGAATCccataaaaaaatgtggcatatcaataaaaatttgGTCGATTCTCATGTCTACGAATCTCAGCCAACTTCGTGGCCATTTTTGCTACGTGGTATCAGTTACTGGGGTGAAAATAACAGAGATGTCTATTTATTAGGTAATGCCATCGTATGGTGGGCAGTCACCGCTTTCATCGGCATTTTCGGATTGGTTGTTATTACTGAGTTATTCTCATGGCAATTAGGCAAACCAGTCTTGACCGATTCCAAGGTCGTCAACTTCCACATTCAAGTTATTCATTACTTATTAGGTTTTGCCGTTCATTATGCGCCATCTTTCTTGATGCAACGTCAAATGTTTTT
The Saccharomyces mikatae IFO 1815 strain IFO1815 genome assembly, chromosome: 4 genome window above contains:
- the QRI1 gene encoding UDP-N-acetylglucosamine diphosphorylase (similar to Saccharomyces cerevisiae QRI1 (YDL103C); ancestral locus Anc_2.348): MTDIKQLFIEAGQSQLFQNWESLSHKDREELLSNLEQISSKRSPTRLLEDCQNAIKFSQINSSKDIVADILPLPSTSYETLIGNRNKENEYWQLGLEAIGKGEVAVILMAGGQGTRLGSSQPKGCYDIGLPSKKSLFQIQAEKLIRLQAMIKNNKVEIPWYIMTSGPTRAATEAYFQEHNYFGLNKEQITFFNQGTLPAFDLNGKHFLMKDPVSLSQSPDGNGGLYRAIKENRLNEDFDKRGIKHVYMYCVDNVLSKIADPVFIGFAIRHDFELATKAVRKRDAHESVGLIATKNNKPCVIEYSEISNELAEAKDEEGLLKLRAGNIVNHYYRVDLLKRDLDQWCENMPYHIAKKKIPAYDTVTGKYTKPKTPNGIKLEQFIFDVFDTVPLNKFGCLEVDRCKEFSPLKNGPDSENDNPETSRLAYLNLGTSWLKNAGAIVKDGVLVEVSSKLSYSGENLSRFKGKIFDTNGMVLEE
- the POL3 gene encoding DNA-directed DNA polymerase delta POL3 (similar to Saccharomyces cerevisiae POL3 (YDL102W); ancestral locus Anc_2.351), which encodes MSEKRPLPVVDVKIDDEDTPQLEKKIRRQSIDHGVGSEPVSTIEIIPSDSFRKYNSQGFKAKDTDLIGTQLESTFEHELSQMEHDMAEQEEHDLSSFERKKLPSDFDPNIYDISFQQIDAEQSVLNSMKDENTSTVVRFFGVTSEGHSVLCNVTGFKNYLFVPAPNSSDANDQEQLNKFIHYLNETFDHAIDSIEVVSKQSIWGYSGDTKLPFWKIYVTYPHMVNKLRTAFERGHLSFNSWFSNGTTTYDNIAFTLRLMVDCGIVGMSWITLPKGKYSMIEPNNKVSSCQLEVSINYRNLVAHPAEGDWSHTAPLRIMSFDIECAGRIGVFPEPEYDPVIQIANVVSIAGAKKPFIRNVFTLNTCSPITGSMIFSHATEEEMLSNWRNFIIKTDPDVIIGYNTSNFDIPYLLNRAKALKVNDFPYFGRLKNVKQEIKESVFSSKAYGTRETKNVNIDGRLQLDLLQFIQREYKLRSYTLNAVSAHFLGEQKEDVHYSIISDLQNGDSETRRRLAVYCLKDAYLPLRLMEKLMALVNYTEMARVTGVPFSYLLARGQQIKVVSQLFRKCLEIDTVIPNMQSQASDDQYEGATVIEPIRGYYDVPIATLDFNSLYPSIMMAHNLCYTTLCNKGTVERLNFKIEEDYVITPNGDYFVTAKRRRGILPIILDELISARKRAKKDLRDEKDPFKRDVLNGRQLALKISANSVYGFTGATVGKLPCLAISSSVTAYGRTMILKTKNAVQEKYSIKNGYKHDAVVVYGDTDSVMVKFGTTDLKEAMDLGTEAAKYVSTLFKHPINLEFEKAYFPYLLINKKRYAGLFWTKPDKFDKLDQKGLASVRRDSCSLVSIVMNKVLKKILIERNVDGALAFVRETINDILHNKVDISKLIISKTLAPNYTNPQPHAVLAERMKRREGVGPNVGDRVDYVIIGGNDKLYNRAEDPLFVLENNIQVDSRYYLANQLQNPIISIVAPIIGDKQANGMFVVKSIKINTGSQKGGLMSFIKKVEACKSCKGPLKKGEGPLCSNCLARSGELYIKALYDVRDLEEKYSRLWTQCQRCAGNLHSEVLCSNKNCDIFYMRVKVKKELQEKVDQLSKW
- the DUN1 gene encoding serine/threonine protein kinase DUN1 (similar to Saccharomyces cerevisiae DUN1 (YDL101C); ancestral locus Anc_2.352), with protein sequence MCLATKREYSGEITDPSFKRQQRNNKPSSENACLGHLLNLIPGKEQRVEISNRNVTTIGRSRSCDVILNEPDISTFHAEFHLLKMDVDSFQRNLINVIDKSRNGTFINGNRLVKKDYILKNGDRIVFGKSCSFLFKYASSSSTDIENDDANANSEIRPYKDDNGVFKKPQKGITSSQNAITGSVTRKSSKTKPVSFFDKYLLGKELGSGHYALVKEAKNKKTGQQVAVKIFHAQQNDDQKKNKQFREETNILMRVQHPNIVNLLDSFVEPISKSQIQKYLVLEKIDDGELFERIVRKTCLRQDESKALFKQLLTGLKYLHEQNIIHRDIKPENVLLNITRRKNSSQVQLGPWDEDEIDIQVKIADFGLAKFTGEMQFTNTLCGTPSYVAPEVLTKKGYTSKVDLWSAGVILYVCLCGFPPFSDQLGPPSLKEQILQAKYAFYSPYWDKIDDSVLHLISNLLVLNPDERYNIDDAMNHPWFKDTQQQNSVSLELQRLQITDNKVPKTYSELSCL